From Uloborus diversus isolate 005 chromosome 8, Udiv.v.3.1, whole genome shotgun sequence, a single genomic window includes:
- the LOC129227318 gene encoding LOW QUALITY PROTEIN: phenylalanine--tRNA ligase beta subunit-like (The sequence of the model RefSeq protein was modified relative to this genomic sequence to represent the inferred CDS: deleted 1 base in 1 codon) — MPTIGIKEELLFNALGKVYSEEEFNDLCFEFGLELDEVVVERPDPSKNAEVSVYKIDIPANRYDLLCLEGLCRSLKIFQKQLDIPRYTLSCPQEKQRMIIEPATSQVRPFAVAAILRGVTFTPSNYDSFIDLQDKLHHNICRRRTIAAIGTHDLDTISGPFRFTAEPPKDIKFCPLNKDKEYTAEELMELYVNEPHLKQYLHIIKDKPVYPIIYDRNNVVLSMPPIINGDHTKISLQTKNVFIEVTSLDLHKATVVLDTLVCMFSEYCEEPFVIEPVEVVDPDGNIVLYPELKYRTELISPDYINKYVGIQETPEKIAELLTKMCLKSEVMYYNEKGESKIKVEIPPTRHDVIHACDIVEDVAIAYGYNNIKKTIPHTVTIGAQLPVNKLSEQLSLELAQAGFTEGLTFSLCSKDDISTKLRSANGISTAVQVANPKTLEFQVVRTTLLPGLLKTIHANKKMPLPLKLFEISDVVLKDDSLDVGSKNERRLCAVYYNKKPGFEIIHGILDRVMQLLDVPVLSSDSPNGYCIKACDNSMFFPGRCADILVSNKKIGTLGVLHPESILNFDLNLPCSVVEISIEPFV, encoded by the exons ATGCCTACCATTGGTATTAAGGAGGAGTTATTGTTCAATGCTCTTGGAAAAGTGTATTCTGAAGAAGAATTCAATGATCTGTGTTTTGAATTTGGATTAGAACTGGATGAAGTAGTTGTTGAAAGGCCAGATCCTTCGAAAAATGCAGAAGTTAGTGTGTATAAAATAGATATCCCTGCCAATCGGTACGATTTGTTGTGTTTGGAAGGACTTTGTAGGTCTCTGAAAATATTCCAGAAACAGCTAGATATTCCGAGGTATACTTTATCTTGTCCGCAGGAAAAGCAAAGAATGATAATTGAACCCGCTACTTCCCAAGTTAGACCATTTGCTGTTGCTGCTATACTAAGAGGTGTTACTTTTACTCCAAGTAATTATGACAGTTTTATTGATTTGCAAGACAAACTTCATCACAATATATGCAGAAGAAGAACGATTGCAGCTATAGGTACACATGATTTAGATACCATTTCTGGACCATTTCGTTTTACTGCAGAACCACCCAAAGATATTAAATTTTGTCCGCTTAACAAAGATAAGGAATATACTGCTGAAGAATTAATGGAGCTTTATGTGAATGAACCACACTTGAAGCAATATCTTCACATCATAAAAGATAAGCCAGTCTACCCGATCATTTATGACAGGAATAATGTAGTGTTATCTATGCCCCCTATAATTAACGGTGATCATACGAAAATTTCACTTCAAACTAAAAACGTTTTCATTGAAGTTACATCTCTTGATTTGCACAAAGCTACTGTTGTTCTTGACACGCTTGTCTGTATGTTTAGTGAGTACTGCGAAGAACCTTTTGTCATTGAACCTGTCGAAGTCGTCGATCCAGACGGAAATATTGTTTTATATCCGGAGTTGAAATATCGTACGGAACTAATATCACCTGACTACATCAATAAATATGTTGGCATACAAGAAACTCCAGAGAAGATTGCTGAGTTACTgacaaaaatgtgtttgaagtcTGAAGTTATGTATTATAACGAGAAAGGTGAATCAAAAATCAAAGTTGAAATTCCTCCCACCAGACATGATGTTATACATGCGTGTGATATTGTAGAAGATGTGGCCATCGCTTACGGGTATAACAACATCAAGAAAACAATCCCACACACGGTCACTATCGGAGCTCAGTTACCAGTTAATAAATTG TCTGAGCAGCTTTCTCTAGAACTTGCTCAGGCTGGGTTTACAGAAGGCTTAACATTTTCTTTATGCTCAAAGGATGACATTTCAACTAAGCTCAGATCTGCTAATGGAATATCTACAGCTGTTCAAGTAGCTAATCCTAAGACACTCGAATTCCAAGTTGTGAGAACAACTTTGTTGCCTGGACTGCTGAAAACAATTCATGCTAATAAGAAAATGCCCTTACCTTTAAAGTTGTTTGAAATATCTGACGTCGTCCTTAAAGATGATTCGTTGGATGTTGGTTCCAAAAATGAGCGAAGGTTATGCGCTGTATATTATAACAAAAAGCctggttttgaaataattcatGGAATATTAGATAGAGTGATGCAGTTACTTGATGTTCCTGTTTTAAGTAGTGATTCTCCAAATGGATATTGCATCAAAGCATGTGACAATTCTATGTTTTTCCCCGGTCGTTGTGCAGacattttagtttcaaataaaaagattGGCACGCTTGGTGTTTTACATCCAGAATCAAtcctaaattttgatttaaatttgccTTGCTCTGTTGTTGAAATTAGTATTGAACCatttgtataa